The following coding sequences are from one Triplophysa dalaica isolate WHDGS20190420 chromosome 12, ASM1584641v1, whole genome shotgun sequence window:
- the znf574 gene encoding zinc finger protein 574 isoform X1 gives MESSSVYMCFPCYREFPTLEEVLAHQVTCTAENPQLMTNETPVEAAAAAAGLPQVAVQSVSEIQMQTTVDLSSLLGQKKISPGDAPRVLYQCAECEVLFDALSLWQQHRKTGCCLETGPGPGAAQQEYQEIGMEQPADEQMVVKEEQGQPEVNASQQCVSIGEVSKGVAEHEVSQQGLSSNSEPGEAPETPAPQNKTSVVHLQADQSPPRRRRQKKDKPPSNLLCVECGQSFSQVSELVTHRRVQHSLKDAIHCCTVCGEGFINTTLFLYHRRQHRTEVENEPKEVPPTVPQLSTAFLDASGEGLLLLATAGEGQSLMEVTTLEQAITETPAAHVEVELDGNETGGEEVLQSDQEPVIEVIMKEQSGEVMVEEVTGVNEEERMEMVAVQIEGPHCEAVEVENRVETEKAVVEENQGEAEGKAKEEPVLTSSSGTEGQKFLCHQCGSCLTSEQELAKHRMTEHDLIPALHTCTECGAEFMSTTQFLYHRREHRKNPLAGQTPTDGETCKLYPTSTVSSIAKCKDGVLLKQPGQIATADATIEAPAQLSRDWSRTALPHKCPHCGEGFTRRSLLREHVSQHTGKKLFNCKVCNKSFPSPASLLRHNLTHGGSRLYSCSLCNKRFFQSTSLKRHMLVHQVGAPESRVRGRRRGRMLTLGDGRLHTCPECPASFKSESQLMSHRLLHTSHPFPCEECGEAFKRRKELDLHSLIHQDKEPKTCPSCGSQFLNQTVLDTHMQRCTGEPTVRRRYKGQGRGKVGGQLECDMCGHRCVTQDGLDLHRLSHTGQTPLRCPLTPCRRRFASSSALGEHLLAHCRGAMGKRNAPRRFTCEFCAKEFAYASTFAVHMRTHTNERPFECSHCRKRFRQLPHLQDHERIHSGERPFACWVCGKSFSVAARLTEHARVHSGERPYACPRCPTAFRSRPNLDKHMRLHANDPIDPNAPNVLDDDAAVQTILLVQESSSSSPPSSASGVPVVQEGMFVADDCGSSVVFLHPNISMPTITVPAISMPSLTVPNISVVAGQDVPHTIEVILEETV, from the exons GTGGCAGTGCAGTCTGTTTCTGAGATCCAGATGCAGACAACAGTGGATCTGTCTTCTCTACTGGGACAGAAGAAGATTTCTCCAGGTGATGCTCCTCGTGTTCTGTACCAGTGTGCCGAATGCGAAGTTCTCTTTGACGCTCTGTCACTCTGGCAACAGCACCGAAAGACAGGCTGTTGCCTCGAGACGGGACCTGGTCCTGGAGCAGCCCAACAAGAATATCAGGAGATTGGCATGGAACAACCTGCAGATGAACAGATGGTTGTGAAAGAAGAGCAAGGGCAACCTGAAGTAAACGCTTCTCAACAGTGTGTCTCAATAGGAGAGGTTTCTAAAGGAGTTGCTGAACATGAGGTCTCCCAGCAGGGATTATCAAGCAACAGTGAACCCGGGGAAGCTCCAGAGACCCCAGCCCCTCAGAACAAAACATCCGTAGTGCACTTGCAAGCAGACCAGAGTCCACCAAGACGCAGACGGCAAAAGAAGGACAAGCCCCCTTCCAACCTGCTCTGCGTGGAGTGCGGCCAGAGCTTTAGTCAGGTTTCAGAGCTTGTGACACACCGTAGGGTTCAACATAGTTTAAAGGATGCCATCCATTGCTGCACCGTGTGCGGAGAGGGCTTCATCAACACCACGCTGTTCCTCTATCACCGCAGACAGCATCGCACAGAGGTGGAGAACGAACCCAAAGAAGTCCCACCTACCGTCCCGCAGCTCTCCACAGCCTTCCTTGACGCCTCAGGTGAGGGACTCTTACTTTTAGCAACGGCCGGTGAAGGACAGAGTTTAATGGAGGTGACCACTCTGGAACAGGCTATAACTGAGACCCCTGCAGCACACGTGGAGGTAGAGCTTGACGGTAATGAGACGGGAGGAGAGGAGGTTCTGCAAAGTGACCAGGAACCTGTAATAGAAGTCATTATGAAAGAGCAGAGTGGCGAAGTCATGGTGGAAGAGGTCACAGGGGTCAATGAAGAAGAAAGAATGGAGATGGTTGCTGTTCAGATTGAAGGACCGCATTGTGAAGCAGTGGAGGTGGAAAATAGAGTCGAGACCGAGAAAGCTGTGGTTGAAGAGAATCAGGGAGAGGCAGAAGGTAAAGCAAAAGAGGAACCTGTGCTAACTTCCTCCTCGGGCACTGAAGGACAGAAGTTCCTCTGCCATCAGTGTGGATCCTGTCTCACTAGCGAACAGGAGTTGGCAAAACACCGCATGACCGAGCACGATCTGATCCCGGCATTGCACACCTGCACAGAGTGCGGGGCTGAGTTCATGAGCACCACACAGTTCCTGTACCATCGCCGGGAGCATCGCAAGAACCCACTTGCAGGACAGACACCCACTGATGGGGAAACTTGCAAGCTCTACCCAACTTCAACTGTCTCCTCTATTGCGAAATGCAAGGATGGTGTGCTTCTCAAACAACCAGGTCAGA TAGCAACGGCAGACGCCACCATCGAGGCCCCCGCCCAGCTGAGCAGGGACTGGTCTCGCACCGCTCTGCCTCACAAGTGCCCCCATTGCGGGGAGGGCTTCACGCGCCGTAGCCTGTTGCGTGAGCATGTGTCCCAACACACGGGCAAGAAACTCTTCAACTGCAAAGTTTGCAATAAGAGCTTCCCCTCTCCTGCCAGTCTGCTGCGTCACAACCTGACACATGGAGGATCCCGTCTATACAGCTGCTCCCTATGTAATAAGAGGTTCTTCCAGTCGACCTCGCTCAAACGCCATATGCTGGTTCACCAGGTGGGAGCCCCGGAAAGCAGGGTCCGAGGCAGGAGAAGAGGAAGAATGCTTACCCTGGGCGATGGACGTCTGCACACCTGTCCTGAGTGCCCAGCCAGCTTTAAGTCTGAGTCCCAACTGATGAGTCACAG GCTTCTACACACCAGCCATCCCTTCCCCTGCGAGGAGTGCGGGGAGGCATTCAAACGTCGCAAGGAGCTGGACCTCCACTCTCTCATCCACCAAG ATAAAGAACCAAAGACGTGTCCTAGCTGCGGCTCTCAGTTCCTGAATCAGACAGTGCTGGACACGCACATGCAGCGCTGCACTGGAGAGCCTACGGTACGCCGCAGGTATAAGGGACAGGGGCGAGGGAAGGTCGGGGGTCAACTGGAGTGCGATATGTGCGGCCACCGCTGCGTCACTCAGGATGGACTCGACCTGCACCGGCTCTCTCACACGGGTCAGACGCCACTGCGTTGTCCGCTTACCCCGTGCAGACGACGATTCGCCTCCAGCTCTGCGTTGGGGGAACATCTTTTGGCGCACTGCCGCGGTGCGATGGGCAAAAGAAACGCCCCGCGCCGTTTCACCTGCGAGTTCTGTGCAAAGGAGTTCGCCTACGCGTCCACCTTTGCTGTTCATATGAGGACGCACACCAACGAACGACCCTTTGAG TGCTCTCATTGTAGGAAGCGTTTCCGGCAGCTTCCACACCTGCAGGATCACGAGCGTATTCATAGCGGCGAGCGGCCTTTCGCGTGCTGGGTGTGCGGTAAAAGCTTCAGCGTAGCAGCGAGGCTAACAGAGCACGCCCGCGTGCATAGCGGCGAGCGGCCGTACGCCTGCCCTCGCTGCCCCACCGCCTTTCGTTCACGACCCAACCTTGACAAACACATGCGTCTCCACGCCAACGACCCCATTGACCCCAATGCACCAAACGTTCTAGATGATGATGCAGCCGTACAAACTATCCTCTTAGTACAGGAGTCTTCCTCATCCTCTCCACCTTCGTCCGCATCTGGTGTGCCTGTGGTCCAGGAGGGCATGTTTGTGGCAGACGATTGCGGCTCATCTGTGGTCTTTCTTCACCCTAACATCAGTATGCCCACTATCACAGTGCCAGCCATTTCAATGCCCTCTCTGACTGTTCCAAACATCTCTGTGGTGGCAGGTCAAGATGTTCctcatacaattgaagtcattTTAGAGGAAACTGTGTAG